The nucleotide sequence GCCAAGTGCAGGCCTGGCATTCTGAAGAGCACAGTTTGGAGAAGGATTAGAAGCCCTGGAGGGTAATGAAGTGTTGTTTGGAAGTGGGTCCAGAAGTATCTTTGGTGGTGGAGTTGGCTCACAAAAGGAAGCACTCTAGGAAGTAGAGAACGAATGTGGAATGGGAGAGGAGGGTTTACAACCAGGGAAAATTCTCGACAGGCTACTTACCCTACAAGCCTACCCGCCTCTTTCTTGACTACCCCCAGCAATGTCGGGAAGCTTACCACCTTACAGAACAAGCCATCCAGGCCATAGGGAGTTGTAGACTTCATTTATCTCTCCGTACATCAATCCAACATTGATTGGAGGCATTTTGTATAGACTTACACGAAGGTTACAAAGATGGCTAAGACTCCCCCGTCTCCAAGTTATTCACATCCTAGGAAGGAAGATGGACATGTAACCCAGCAATTAAAGCAAAGTGTGTTAACCCCAGGACAGAGAGATATGCAaaggggggtcgggggggggggggtcttctaGAGAGCAATGAAATAAAGATTGCTAAGGGACATCTGAAAGCTGATGGGTAGTTCCCCAGGAAGGTGTGGGGAAAGGCAAACCAGTTAGAGGGAAGGGTTCTGCAAACTTGGCTGGAGTGGGCTTGGAGTGTTTGGGAGCACAGCAGGTAGGTGAACCTGACAGTGGCAGGCCAGGATGTTACACAAACTGGATGGAAAGACCTGAGATTTGAACTTTGTTTGGAGGCTGTGGCGAGCTGGAGAGCCATTCAGAGGCCTTAAGCAAGAAGAGTCTGCTCAGATCTTAGTGTGCAGGCTGATTTGAAGTGGGTGAGCATCCGGGAGGCTGTTGCAGTGTCCAGATGAAGGAGACCGCAAGGAAGAGGTAGCTGAGGGACTGTAGATCAGGGGGTGGGTTGGAAAGATGTAAGTGGTGCCACTAACTGGACTTGGGCCTGAATGAGAGGTGGAGGAGAGGTCAAGGTTGACTCTTCCTTCCAGCTAAGGTGGCCGAGTAAGTGCTGGTGAATCCCACTGGAACATTATTCAGGAAGCAGGACTAGGAAAGCCCCGTTGAATTTGGTATGAGTTGCTCTGggtgggccgggggtggggggaatggtgGGGGGAGGATCATAAGGAGGCATATTAAAGTACAAACCTGGAGTCCAGACAAAACACTTGGACTGAAAATGAAGACTTAGGATTCATTTTATtccataagtttttatttcttcagcacctactatgtgctaggcattgaTCCAGGCATCAGGAATTCAATGGTAAATGAGACAAAGTCCTTGTGTTCGTGGAGTCTACATTAtagtgtgtgggggtggggggaagggagacaataaataaacacacatacattgCAGATCTAGAGAATACAGGATGTAGTACTGTTTTAAATAGGGTGGTCAGAGATAGCCTCTCTGATAAGAGACCTGAGGCAACTGAGAGAATGAGCTCTGTATTTATCTGAGGGAAGAGAATTCCAGGCAagcgcaaaggccctgaggcagatgTGTACTTAGTGTTGGTGGAAACCCATGGAGGCTAGtgtggctggagaggagggaacaTTGTAGGacatgaggtcagagaggtaagGGACCAGAAGGATTTGTGGGGCGTTGCAAGGAATTGTTGTAATGGGAAGTCTTTGGAAGCTTCTATACAGAGACATGATCTGGCAGTTGGGTGGGAAGTAGACTGAAAAGGGAGCAAGTGTGGACTTGGGGAGACCAGTTAAGAGGTTACCATAGTATCTAGGTAAGGAAGAGAGGGGCTTGGACCAACGGGGAGCAGTGGAGGTGGTGAGAGGAGGTTGGGTTCTGCATATCACCTAGGGTTCTGGGAGTCAGGTGGGCCAACCTGCGGGGAGAAAGGAGGGGTGACAATAGATCCTTGGGAATACTTGGGGCAGTGGAGGAGAGCAAAGGGAGATGCCAATGGAAACAGAAATGGAATGCATTTGTTGGCTTTTAGGTCTTGTTGATGTCCTCCTAAGCagttttttggaggggggggcaGAAGTGACCGTGTAATGGGCAGAGTGAAGGTGAGAGGAGAAAGGTCTCCATGGGGCAAGTTGTTTTGAGATTATTGTTCAGAGATGGAGGAGAGGAGTGAGGGACCAGAAAAGGCTGTTTTCCAGCAGGGCATGGATTTGAGGACTGTTATTTTTGAAAGTTGAGAAGTTCTGATGTTGAGAAGGGGGCCAGTGGAGAGAGAAGGGTGGAAAGATGAACAGGGCCCCCCACCGGCCCCTACCCGCCACACCCAGCAGGCCAGTTGGGTGAGAGAGGAGTGGGAGAACGCCCTCTTctggcaggagtggggaggaagggactgGGCGGGTCAGTGCTGGAGACCTCAGAGGACAGGTCCTAGAGTCTGGACCGGCTTTCCTGAGAAATGGGGGAAGGTGGCTCTGCGGTTGGCTCACTGGGCAGATGGAGCATGAATCTGGGGTCTACCAAAAGAGGTGCTTGTAACTGAGGAAAGTTCAGCTTTCTAGGAGCTCATCAGGAATCCTATAGTGCAGATATCTGGGAAGAAATTTTTGGAATTTTGGTAGGCACAAAGCTTTTGTGACCTTGACCTTCtatgaaataaatttgaatttgtcTCACATGTGGAGGTGGGGTGCACCATAGGCCCTTAGGATTTCGAAGGGGAGAGGTGTGAGTCCCAACAGTGCATCTTGGGCTTTGTCCCTCAAGAGAAGGGGCCGTGGCAGGAAGCTTGGAAACCAGGATCCTGGGGATGTCGTTGGCAGTCTGAACTGCATGGAGTGGAGCCTCCTGCCCCCTGCCACGGAGGAGATGGTGGTGCAGACGTCTGTGGTGAAGGGCCGCTTCATGGGGGACCCCTCACATGAGTATGAACACACCGAGCTGCAGAAGATGAGTGAGGGCGAGAAGGTCTTTGAGGAAGAAGTAGTGGTGAGTGAAGATGAGAGCGGGAGGACAGAAAGAGCCTGGGCCATCCAAAGCCCAGCCCAGTGGAAATTGTGGTGCCAACACCATAAGCCCACACAGCTCCCATGCGACAGGGTGGAGAGTAGACGGGCTGCTCCATCtggagctgggctctgggcaggggctgggagaggcggGTCTGTGTTGCACTTTCAGGTAATGGGATGTGCACAGGCTCTTGTGTCTTTATATCAGTCTTTGTCTTACTGGATAATATATCCACATGATTCGCAATGTGAAGGTACAAAAAGAAATTTAGCAAAGTGGCTCTCTCACCCCTGTCTGCCAGTCCCCCAGGTCTTCTTTCCCAGGGACATTAACGTAACCCACTTTGTGCCCGTGTGCATGTCCACATGTTGTTATGCAAAGCGCAGTCTAGACCAGAAGCATCACCACGGCTTGGGAGTTAGAAACGCACACTCTCAGGCTGGCATCAGGATCGGAATTTTAACACATTCCAAGGGGATTTGAATACACATTAAAGTTTCAGAAGCTCTACTTCCAAAGACATTTGATGCAAAACAAGTCTCAGCAAATAGCTGACCTTTCCACATTCTCTTCTGATCTTAAGACAAAACAAGTGGCAGATGTCACGCACACATTTCTGCACCTTGCTTTTCTCACCTAATAAATTTTGGAGCTCTTTCTATGTCAGTGCTCTGAAGAGCCTCCCCCATTGTTTTTACTGTGTGTGAACGTCCCATAGTTGGACCAGTGTCCCGGTTGTGGAAATCCATGACATGTCCGAGTTGGAGCTCTGACAGGCGGTTCCATAACGAATGACCTTGCACATGGTGTCCTTTCcaacatgtgcacacactctgaAGGTTCATTTCCTAGaaatggaactgctgggtcaaaAAATAAGGAGCACAGATTTTGAAACAATCAAACCTGTAATTCAAAATGCAGCCTGTGCACCTGGGTGAGGCCAAAAGTGTCAGTAGTGGCCTGTGATGCCTCAACCGGAgtccccactcctctcccttaCCCCACCTGACAAACTTGACCTCCCTGAGGCTTATTTTCTGAAACGGTGGGATAATTATATCTACTTTGTAGTCTTGTACAGGTGAAATGAAGGGACCTATCTGAAGGCCCTGGCGTAGGCCTGTGTAAAGCATTGGTTTCCATCTAATGTGTAAAAATTTCAGTTGGCAGCTCCTGGGAAATAGGTAGCTGAGTGACTCTCAGGAGCCCTGGTGACCCGTTTTCCCTGTCAAACTCTGCTTTTCCTCAAACACCTCTATAAAGTCCTTTTATTAGGGGTTGCCTTTGATATTGGTTGTAACCAAATTCATCtgcataaaaatgttaaatatgggGGGTGGTGCTGGGGAGATGTTAAGTCAAAGCACAGGATCTGAAAGTATATAAGCTGAGActccaattttgttttaaatagataCACAGGAAGGAGCATAGAAGGAAGGATGCCAATATGTTCTTAGTGATTTTCTTTAGGAGGTGGGATTATGAATGGTTTTAATTCTTTGGCGTATATTATAAACTTTTTCTATATTACCTAAGTATTCCACAGTGAGCAggattgcttttatattttaaaaaggcaaaataaccCACATTTACATATGACAGGGTGGTATGTTTCTGGAAGAGTACATAAAAAACCATTAACAGTGGTTGTCTCCAGGGAGGCCAGTTGGAGGGTCAGGGTTGGGGTGACAGAGactgctttttttgggggggggtggttttaAATATTACACCATCAGTATGTATTCCTGATTTAAAAGCGAGACAGAcagaggaatgaaagaaggagtgaagagaggaagggaaggggcggggggacctttgagaggagagaaggggagggcttGCCCAACGTGATTTTCCGTGGACTTGGTGTCTATGTGGTGGCGATCCAGGTCAGGGCGTCACACAGGGGGCCCTTGCTCCAGAGGTGAGTGGGCATAGCACTCTGGCAGGttggcttttctcctttctcctcaggTCCAGATCAAGGAAGAGACCCGCTTGGTGTCTGTCATCGACCAGATTGACAAGGCTGTAGCGGTCATCCCCCGAGGAGCCCTTTTCAAGACCCCTTTTGGACCTATCCATGTCAATCGGACCTTTGAAGGTGAGGTCTCCAGGGCCCCTCTCAAGGGCAGGAGGGCATCTCTTCCCAAGCATAATCGGACACATTTCTGGGAGTCTTGGGGAACCTGTCCCACTTCCTCAGAGAAAGACCAGCTGTGTCCAGTTCACTTGGAAAGATGTGATCCATGGCCTGGGACTGGCAGTTGGCATGGGCTGCTCGTCACTGGACCTTGACACTTTTCTGCCTGAGGGTAGAGAGCATTTGCCATCTAGGTCCCACGGCTTTGTGGGGGTCTgggctccctgccttccccaccttCTTCCTCTTTGGTGTCTCCTCATTGTAGGATCTGGACCAACACTGGGCTGACAGAACACagctcctttttctccctttagttCTCTGTCAGTATCTGACTGAGTCCTTTGCAGGCCCCTCCATGTGGTCCCcatgtgtggagaaaggggggatGTGGGGTTTGGGGCTGACCATCCTTTCCTACCTACCACCTCTTTTTAGGACTGTCCTTGTCTGAAGCCAAGAAGCTTAGTTCCTACTTCCACTTCAAGGAGCCTGTTGAGTTGAAGAACAAGACCTTGCTTGAGAAGGCTGACCTGGACCCTTCCCTGGACTTCATGGACCCCTTAGAGCATGACATTCCCAAAGGTAATAGTCTATGACTTGGAGGACATTGTATCTGTCCCCAGGTAAGAGCAGTGGGTCATGCCACATGCCATTCTCCTCTGAGATTAGAACCAAGGGCCTGAGTGGGAGCTGGTGGTTCACTGGGGTTCCTTGAGGGTGGGGGCTTCCCCAAGGCCTGGTCCAGGGCTCAGCTCATAATAAACAGTCAGTACTTGTCTGCAGACAAAAGGAAGCACTGTCTTCCCTTTGATTCCACAGACAGGGAACCTCGGTGCCTCTTTGGAATTCCCTACCAGTCTTGGAGGAGGCAGGCGGGAATCCTCTCCCAAACGTCCCTGACAACATCCCTGAAAATCCTAGCCACACATCTATCCCAGCTGTTGGCTTTGCGGTTAgaccagtgcttggcacatagccAGGGCTCGGTGAGTGGGTGCTGAGCAACGGCAGGGCAGACTGCCTGCTAAGGACATGAGTTCTGTACATTTGCTTCCTGCTGTGTGCACACATCCTCAGAGGTCTTCCTGTTCTTCAGGGCCCGGCTGGCCCAGGCACACCCCCAGCAGTTGGTGGGCTCACGGGGACCCCATGTCCTTCCCCCAAGCTGTGCCAGTAGAGAAGCCTGTGTCATGCGCAGAGGCTTTTGCTTGGAGGCTGTCTGCCAGGGCAGGTGCCCGGTTCTGGACAGCTGGGGGCCAGGCCCCGGGTGCTGACATAGTGCCCCT is from Mustela erminea isolate mMusErm1 chromosome 4, mMusErm1.Pri, whole genome shotgun sequence and encodes:
- the RSPH9 gene encoding radial spoke head protein 9 homolog, translated to MDAESLLLSLELASGSGQGLSPDRRASLLTSLTLVKRDYRYDRVLFWGRILGLVADYYIAQGLSEDQLAPRKTLYSLNCMEWSLLPPATEEMVVQTSVVKGRFMGDPSHEYEHTELQKMSEGEKVFEEEVVVQIKEETRLVSVIDQIDKAVAVIPRGALFKTPFGPIHVNRTFEGLSLSEAKKLSSYFHFKEPVELKNKTLLEKADLDPSLDFMDPLEHDIPKGSWSIQMERGNALVVLRSLLWPGLTFFHAPRTKNYGYIYVGTGEKNIDLPFML